In Salmo salar chromosome ssa14, Ssal_v3.1, whole genome shotgun sequence, the sequence aagagaatatctcattagtaccgtcagctgtgcttaattgactctggttaccttgtctcacatgccttgttgggctactatctatgagcccagcctgccctctggtggtccttccacaaGAGCCTGTAGCCTGTATGGAGACTATAGCGAGCCTGTAGCCTGTATGGAGactgtagagagcctgtagcctatagagagcctgtagcctgttaagagagactgtagagagcctgtatggagactgtagagagcctgtagccTGTATGGAGACTGTAGCCTGTTATTAAGAGAGCCTATAGCAtgtagagagcctgtagagagcctgtagcctgtagagagactgtagagagcctgtagccTGTATGGAGAGTGTAGCCTGTTATTAAGAGAGCCTATAGCAtgtagagagcctgtagagagcctgtagcctgtagagagactgtagagagcctgtagccTGTATGGAGAGTGTAGCCTGTTATTAAGAGAGCCTATAGCAtgtagagagcctgtagagagcctgtagcctgtagagagactgtagagagcaTGTAGCCTGTATGGAGAGTGTAGCCTGTTATTAAGAGAGCCTATAGCatgtagagagactgtagagagcctgtagagacctgtagagagcctgtagagagcctgtagccTGTATGGAGAGTGTAGCCTGTTAAGAGAGCCTATAGCAtgtagagagcctgtagagagcctgtagccTGTAGAGAGACTGTAGCTTGTAGAGAGACCGTTAAGGGAGCCTGTAGTCCGTTAAGGGAGCCTGTAGCCCGTTAagagagcctgtagagagcctgtagagagcctatagagagcctgtagagagcctgtagagagcctatagagagcctgtagagagcctgtagagagcctgtagcAAGCCTAtagagagcctgtagagagcctgtagagagcctgtagagagcctgtagagagcctgtagagagcctgtagagagcctgtagagagcctgtagagagcctgtagagagcctgtagagagcctgtagagagcctgtagagagccTATAGAGAGCCTGTAGCGAGCCTAtagagagcctgtagagagcctgtagagagcctgtagagagcctgtagcGAGCCTATAGAGAGCCTGTAGTgagcctgtagagagcctgtagagagcctgtagagagcctgtagagagcctgtagagagcctgtagagagcctatagagagcctgtagagagcctgtagcGAGCCTATAGAGAGCCTGTAGTGCAGTGCTTCTCAAACTTGGGGACCCCAAGGGctgcacatttagtttttttgccctagaactacaaagcttgatgattatttgaatcagctgtgtagtagtGATTGGGGGAGAAAGAAAAAACGGGTCCCCAGGACCGAGATTGGGAATCCCTGCTGTAGAGAGACTCTTGTCGCAGTTCTCTGAGAATTTGGGTGTCGATCCACAATGGTATTGGCATAACTGACAATCCTCAAATTGGAGAGGCATTGAtttagcccccccaaaaatatattgttGTCAATCAATATACCCCCAGAGAAATCTACTACAAAACCACACAGATACTGTATGGACACATTTTCACATGTACATAGTTTTATATAAACCTTAATCATTGCCTTTGGTGGAATAGTGATTGTGACCCTGTACAGCTCTCCCATAGGGACCCCAGAGCTGCCGGTAAACCTCAGTTTTTTCTCTCCACTGCACTGGCCCGGGGTTGTGCTCCGTGGCTTTTTATGGGCATGTTCTATATTTGAGCCActccgtgtatgtgtgtgtgtttgaagctgGGCTCACCTGACCCCGTCACAGcctatcactgtgtgtgtgtgtgtgtgtgtgtgtgtgtgtgtgtgtgtgtgtgtgtgtgtgtgtgtgtgtgtgtgtgtgtgtgtgtgtgtgtgtgtgtgtgtgtgtgtgtgtgtgtgcgcccacaTAAAAAAGACTACAGTTTACGATAGAATAGTATAGGACTTACTATAGTATTCTGTAGTAAACTGCAGGATACAATAGAAAACTATACTACACTCCAGTATCCCTTGATCATGTGTTGTGCTTACTATAACAttttgtggtatactgtagaatactacatATATTAAATAGTACAGTATTATCTGCAAAAAACACTAGTAAATACTACaataatgtctgcaaaaacactacagtaattagtatagtatatactacagttttTACAATAGGAGTACTAtagtatttaatttgcatatactccaccCATTgctcccgaatggcgcagcggtctaaggcactgcatgtcagtgcaagaggcgtcactacagtgcctggttcgattccaggctgtatcacatccggccatgattgggagtcccatagggcagcgcacaattggcccagcatcgtccgggtttggccggggtaggctgtcattgtaaataagaatttgttcttaactgacttgcctagttaaataaaggttaaatgaaggttacacattcccctcccccatatcacTATTTGTGCCACCCATGAGTGAGAAACcaacatgccaagtatagaccatatattgtgttcagactccagtcctacctacctacaggttatggaaaatttGGTCTTAGTATTTGcccagtaggtttcctcaaggaggaagccccacttctatgtcaaagataataaaacaaaaaataccacagtaattactatagtatatacaacagtaatattacagtatttatactatagtcaGCTTAAAtcatgtccacaaaaacactacagtgaatactatagtatgtaaatatagtaatactacagtatttagatcatagtatactatagtattttttcataTGGGTGTTTATCCCACAGTACAGCTGTCTTCCCTCGCCAgccctctgctctgctgtgaaGCTTTAcactgtaaaatcccaccatcaTTTTTTCCTTTGTTACTTTCACTGGGAACGTTGATATCATGTTTGCACTATCGCTCAGAGCCTGGCATGTCCGTGAATGTCAGTATATGGGATGCCAAGCCATGGTAGCAGATATTGTACGCTTATATGATACAGATCAAATAGCTTGATCGTACACTTCAGGTAGCTTGGCGGGTAGAAGCATTGGGCCAGACAAGGGAGCGAGATCTCTAGCCTCAGAGATATGTAGAACTAACAGATGAATCATCACGAGGGCCGGGAGGTTTTCCTGACCACATGATTTGACCCGGCTCTGTTGACCGCCTGGGCCTGTCATCATCACAGATGTATTGGAAAACTTCCTGAGCATTATCATCACATTTCATGTACAAGTGGTTTTCTTTTTAGAATCCTTTAGCAAGTTCTTTTCGATGGGATCTGTAGATAGTGAAACTAAAAAGTCGGTCGACGTTGGTCCTACCTATGAAAGGACTGTCTATTTTGGGTTATGAAAATCATGTGCGTCTGATTTGGGCAAGAATTTGTTCAAAAAAGggttctctctctttgcctctccctCTGACACACGAGATAGACAGTCCTTTCATACGAAAGTCGACTGactttttactttcactctccagatcccattGAACAGTCTTATTAAAGGATGCGGTGGAAAGGAGAATTATTTTTCCTCTCCACGTCTGTGAACGTTCCTTAGGAGGGGCTGTCTTTTAGTAGTTAACCCACTGATTGGATGACCTCATACACACTGGATTATGTACTTTATTATGTGTTTATTGTGACAACATATCAAAACCTTAAACCATGttcaatcaaaatacatttttgtaaGAGAAAATGTATCTAACCCATGATGCGATTCAATTGGTTGCCTTAGCAACACAAGAATAATCACATCATTTCTCAAAATAAAGCTAAATAAAGAAACAGAAATTATTATACTTATTTATCTTTCCCACAGCATATCGACAAGGCAGGACATATTTAGTTAAATTGTCATAGCAACATCAGTTTAGATACAGGTCAAAATAAGAGAACTGTACAGCAGTATTACTAGGGAAACAATGCATTCCTTTCCCCAGTGCCTTACAAGGCCAGAGGGATCTCCTAATGAGCAGAGGAAtgctgggaggggagggaggaaagagggaaagaaggaTGGAAGCTAGAAGGGATCTGGAAGTTCCTATTGAAAATAGGGTCCTTCTAATAAAGTAGCCCAGTTCTAAACAGTCATTTACATCTAGCTGGCATGCATGGCAGGTTGCTTGTGGGCAAGGCAATCCGTTATAACCAAGGTAGCAGAACTGGAGTAACTGGACCTTTGAGAGTGGTGCTCTCAGACTATTTAATATGTGAGCTGCTAAGAGCACTATTACAGAGGAATTTATGGGTGTTGAGTTTTAACAGTCATTGATAAATGCTATTTTTATATTGTCAgttacgtatatatatatatatataaaagacaCCACCTATGATATTGTTCAGTTTTTGTTCACAAGCatttcttctctccatctctttctcttctcctccccccttGTATCTCTCTCCCAGATGGAGCTGGCTGACCTGCTGAAGCCTATCTCAGAGAAGATCCAGGAGATTCAGAACTTCCGGGAGCGTAACCGTGGCAGTAGCCAATTCAACCACCTATCAGCTGTCAGCGAGAGCATCCCAGCGCTGGGCTGGGTTGCTGTGGTGAGGAGAAAACAAACTGTCACTTATCTAACCTCCTCATCacccattcactcactcactttgGTGGCACACGGGGCAGCGACACAGGTCTCTATTTCTGACAGACGTGGACCATGCATCTTCTTCACTGTGTGTCTCCATTTCCCTCTCCTTTGTGTTTCTAAACTACCAGTAAAAAAAAACTGGTTCTGTTGAATGTTGGTATAATATCCATACCATTACATTCATCAAATCCCTTCCAGTCAAGCTGCTTTGAGACTGAAactgtggtctggactctgtcaGAACAAGTCTACGGTTTGCCAGGGAGCCACTGTTTCACACGATTTGTGTCAAACCTGTTTGAACGCTCATGTCACCACATTCTCTTGAGTCTTATACACACTAGCCAAAGATGCATGTGGCCTAtcctttgtgtgtgtatatatatggctTGTCtactgtacagtcactgtggtttAATGCATTTCTGTCCAATAGGTGGTGAGTGACATAATAAtattctctccatttctctatcCATATGTCATTGAATGCAGAGCAGAGCTGTCTGAATTTATATGGGGTCAGCTTTGTTTTACAATTTTTTCCTCTggtgtctccatctctcttccagaGCCAGAAGCCAGTTccctatgtgaaggagatgaatGATGCTGCCATTTTCTACACTAACAGAGTTCTGAAAGACTATAAAGACTCGTGAGTATGGCTGCTGGTGGATTACATCAACTGTTGCTCTATGaatacctctctcttccttcctgatctgtctgtccatctgtttctctctctctctcttcgtccgtCTCTGTTTACATCTCACTAattctcacccccctctcctcttgtccctctctctgtagagACAAGCGTCATGTGGAGTGGGTGAGGTCCTACCTATCCATCTGGACTGAGCTTCAGGCCTTCATTAAACAGTATCACACAACAGGCCTGGTCTGGAGCAAGACTGTGAGCAGCTTTCATAACATAGTTACAAAacagtgtaacagcagtgtaattATATTATCATAGTATTGAGTTGGGAGTGAGACAATAGAAAAACATCAGTCATATAAAGACATATCATGAACAGTTTCTATGTCTTTTTATTACAGACTGTAATTTACAGTGCTTCAGGACTACAATCCTCTAGCTAACGTCCAGTGGGGCATTCCCTCTACATTCCATTATCTATTGTATATGTTACAGCAGCAAATAGCTCCTGATCCAACCTCCTCAACCCTGCCCTGAGCACTCAGCACTTCCACGTATGTTGGAGGAATAGGAACAGGGCCATGAGTTTTTCCCAACTGTGTAACCTGAGCAGGAAAAACTCAGGTCCCACTGCCTAACTTCTCAGAACTTTTATCTGACATTGGATAAATAGGACCAGGATTTTTCGTGATCAGGTCACACGGTCAGAAAACACTCCTGGCCCTATGGATGAACTATAACCCTGCTTGCCATACTTGTTTAAACAGACAGGAACAAGACTCAATGAATTACAGTTAGCCTCGAGACATAATAGTCTGATTATTATGGCATGTCCAATTGTTTATGTGTAGCAGCGCCTGACTGTGGTTTTCCGTTGCCATATTGCTGAAGCAGTTCAgggcttgcatcccaaatggcaccctattacctacatgGAGCCcatagggcactggtcaaaagtagttcactatataatatggtgccatttaggatgtacAGTAGTTTTCATGTTAGTTACCCCACAGtgtatatttctatgtgtagtaaTGCAGGCAGGCAGCTGGTTGCGTAAGGACCAGCCTGAATGAACGACTTGGTCCCTGGTGTTCTGGCGGCTGCTTTGTGGTTCTCAATCGAGCAATTGTAGAGTCAAACCCCCCGCcctgtcccatcacacacacttcTGTTTATGAAAGTTTGCTGGGAATTCATGCTCTtcttctacagatgtaggatcttaatttgaccagtttctcacagcaggaaaataatcctgcagcaactggaaattattgtgtggattataattaattagTTGATaattaattaatggacatttttgtatatGTTGATACTAGTGGAggttggtgggaggagctataggaggacggctcattgtaatggttggaatggaattaatttaaCGATATCAAatcatatggaaaccacatgtttgactccgttccttttttcccattccagccattacaatgagcccgtcctcctatagctcctctcaccagcctccactggttgatacattttttgttagggcaaatcaagtctgaaatttcctgcaacaacagggtgatcaaatgaagatcctacatcatttctcttcccctcctctctgaaAAGAAAGTCCAACTGTAGGGCAGGTTTCCAGTCAGAAATCATATCCCTGCATCCAGTGGAAGTGAAGCGTTTATTTGTTTGGCTTTTTATGTGATAATAAAACTAAAAGTAAAACTCCTTAAACTTCACATTTAGTCTCTAAAATGTAAAGAGTGTTAAACTCAGGTCAAGGCCACTGTCTTTTTTCAGTGATATGCCAGAATCCTCTGTGTGGTCCTTTGAGGGACACAGGCTGCCACACAATTTgatggactgtgtgtgtgcctgtgcatgagtgtgtctgtgtgtgtgtatggagtgaAACCCGAGAGCATGCAGTGGCTGTATGTCAGCTGTCCCTCCTGCCGTTAGGTGTCagggtttgttgtgtgtgtgtgtgtgtgtgtgtgtgtgtgtgtgtgtgtgtgtgtgtgtgtgtggagaggacaGGTGGTCCTCAGGGTGGACTTTAATGGAGGTTTTCTTCACCAAAGAAAGACCCAACAAAAGCCCTGTGTCTCAGGCCCTACACACCTGCTTCAACATACCCCACGGCGTAACATAAACTACTGGGCTTTTCTCCTAACTCTAATCTGGCGACTGCTGTTCAGAAGGGcaggcacacatgcacacactctcacacacacatatacacacacacagctctgacttAATTTCATTGCACTCAGCTCTAATTCTTGGGCATATGTACAGCTGCTGTGGCTTGTTTGAGCGTTGAACGGGGACCATGTGTAACTATCCGCGGCAGCTGTGCAGTCTGCAGTCAGAGACCGACAGACcgacacagaaagagacagagagactgtctgCTTGTCTTTACTGGAGTTGGCAGGCTGGTGGCTTTAAATGAATCTGTTCATTAGCTTGGTAAGcttaggccgggattcaatccaacCCGCCTTAGAACCGTGTTATAGCACACCTGACATTTAAAGGAAATCTCTGATTGACCCagcatatgcagcgtttaccgtgaatgcaatctctgcgaacattgcctttaaaacctgCATTGTCGGATTGAATCTCAGCCTCAGTCAGAGAATTTAGGTCTGCACTTTATCGTCATGTACATATCAAGAACAGCCCCCTGACACAGCTCCTCTTTATAAGATTCCTATTGGCCAGGGTTGGACAACTATGGTTCCTGGAGAGCCACAGGGACAAAGTGTGAAGgcttttgttttaacccagctCTTGGCACCTCTGCTATAAGAAACCAGTTGAATATAAATATTTGTCCTATACTCCACCTGCTGGCCAGGGGAAGAAGTACAACTGTATTTCCAGAACCCTTCTCACCATCATCTTGTCTTGATTCACAGTaacacgcctctctctctctctctctctctctctctctctctctctctctctctctctctctctctctctctccctcccccacaggGTCCCATTGCGCCTCCCTCTCTGTCCGCCCCTGCCCCTGGTGGTCCCTGcccccctccaccacctccaccccctGGACCCCCACCAGTCTTCACAGGCGAACCGCCCCAGGCTGACAGCACCACGGCCCAGCATTCAGCTCTCTTCGCCCAGCTGAATCAAGGAGAAGCCATCACTAAAGGTAGCCAAGCCACCGTCACCCAGGGGTTGAAGAGCTCTGATCCAACtgcagaagggggagagagggagggagggaaaagaaggaggaggagaaacagaagaagaaagggagggagagttgAAGAGGGAGGATGTGGGTTGAATCAACAGTTACAGAGTCCTGAGAGCACCACTGCCCAGCACTCAGCCCTGTTCGCCCAGCTGAACCAGGGAGCTGACATCACTAAAGGTAGCCAAGACAGGAGAGAAgacaaggaagaggaggagaaacagaaggagaaagagagggagagttgaAGAGAGTTGCTGTGTTTTAAGGACATAGAAAtagtcattatatttctatggtgttTATTAATCAACAGTTAGGGTAAAATTTGTTTGATTTTGAGATCATACATTTTATTATAGATTGTTGTACTCAAACAATAATTTCTAAACAAGTGAATACAAGTAagtaccctctctctgtccactagCATTAAAGCACATCTCAAAGGACCAGATGACCCATAAGAACCCCGCCCTTCGCTCCCAGGGAGGAGAGCATCATGCCTCCCCATCCAAGAGCCGAAACCCCGGAGGCTCCTCCAACAGAGCGGCTCCCCAGAAACGACCCCCCCTGCTGGAGCTGGAGGGGAAGAAATGGAGGGTGGTACGTTACCTATTATCTTGCCTTGCATGCCAGGCTTCTAATTTGTCCTATTATCTACActcagggtttggtaggttactttgtaaatgtaatctgttagttatctgtccaaaattgtaatccgtaacgtaacttttggattacccaaactcagtaacgtaatctgattattcagttacttttagattactttccccttaagaggcattagaagaagacaaaaaggtatgttaccaacagaatgacatctatagcaggataaatcaatgttaaagtttacatagctggcaatatatggatgttacattttactttatgggttggttatgtaggcttcttctaacccatcgctttctactacatataataatacgattaaattatatctttacattcaaaaccaaagtctatcagaattccagtcattccaataaatgttataccccttgatcttcaagaacagGACTTggaatatggaagtatagattagccaaattgttttacctgagcatgaccccagaACAAatgacttattagccagccctactctgttgtttatgattttgttgtcatggaagaTTGATTTGAGTTGCTGCTTTCATGTaatggcatgctttgagaactactgaaaagtgctatttacatgtgaaatatTAATGCCATATGTTGCATTTGCTATCGGCCTATTGTTTGCCTTTTTGTTGGTGaaactttgatatcttgataatatgcagctgtttaaagggcaaatccacagatgaaacaataacaaaatggcaacccgcctctgttttggtaaaaagatgagggatgggcctggaaacATCTAGCCACTCTCAGaagaatagacagagctatggatgcaaagactgaccatccatggtATATAAATgactgttttaaccatgttatgaggctatacaggttgtttacatttacaatgtttataaacattggaataaaacaaggctatattttgggttctcgtggagtgtgacagttgaactaaactcacgAGGCATTTAtacgttatattcttcaagactcAATGTATTTATATGTCCAAaattggatgtagcaactacagattgccacttttaagtctatcaaaagtgtgcaagtttgagcatgtgtccattaggcctatgaattatatatattctttttatcagcatgaattagattgagcaataaaagcccgaCTTTTGTTCCATCGGCTTGGatctgcactatgcagctgttgcaagagcacatttttcactggctgtccactggtttcagaaacaatgattgataggcagcttaaacttcttaaattcaaccattattgggtttaaATACacagatttgtgaacagccatccacaacaaccacaatccgtgaGGCACAAATAGATAAgtaagagagcagcagtgtggttcacatcaatgcgctatgtagatattaataataagtgatatccgtatcgctgtagactacaccactacTGTCATCCTTCCCTCCAagcatttattcaagttggataatctttggttgccgacagcagtcgcaccattggaagacttagcttggactgtagcctacaaaagcctattcctgctcttttcccgcgatccatcaaactcatgtggtgtgtcatcatagtggtctctgacttgtggtcagactcgctcaggtggaacaaatttaaacttgcgtcttttttcaatgctgatttgaatgtcattgagaaaacagagaagtgtcaaagattttttttcacaaacatcctttctgaatttaaaagtaatcccaGAAGTAATCATCTATTTTTTCAAAAGTatttgtaatctgattacaatatttttgctggtaacgtaacgaaTCAGTTACcattttttgtaatcccttacatgtaacggattatattactccccaaccctgtctacactgaacaaaaatataaacatgcaacaatttcaaagatttgactgagttacagttcatataaggaaatcagtcaattgaaataaattaattagtccctaatctatggatttcacatgactgggaatacagatatgcatctgttggtcacagataccttaaaaaaaaggtagggatgcgactccttcgcatagagttaatcaggctgttgattgtggtctgtggaacATTGTCCCActccttcaatggctgtgtgaagttgctggattttggcgggaactggaacacgctgtcgtatagGTCGATCCTGAGcatcccaaatatgctcaatgggtgacatgtctggtgagtatgcaggcatgatgaatggcaagacaatgggcctcaggatttcgTTACGATTTCTCTAtggattcaaattgccatcgataaaatgcaattgtgttccttgtctgtagcttatgcctgcccgtatcataaccccaccgccaccatggggcactctgttcacaatgttgacatcagcaaaccgctcaacGCCATActtgctgtctgccatctgcccggtacagttgaaactgggattcatccgtgaagagcacactttccagcgtgccagtggccatcaaaggtgagcatttgcccactgaagtcggttatgacgccgaactgcagtcaggtcaagatcctGGAGAGGACGATGAGCACTCAAATGAGATTCCctaagtctgtttctgactgtttgtgcagaaattctttggttgtgcaaactcaCTATTtcctcagctgtctgggtggctggtctcacacgatcccgcaggtgaaaaagccggatgtggaggtcctgggctggcgtggttacacgtggtctgcggttgtgaggacggttggacgtactgcctaattctctaaaattacattggaggcggcttatggtagagaaatgtacattaaattctctggcaacagctctggtggacattcctgcagtcagcatgccaaatacacgctccctcaaaacttgacctctgtggcattgtgttgtgtgccaaatttgcacattttagagcggccttttattgtcccccagcataaggtgcaactgtgtaatgatcatgctgtttaatcagcttcttgatatgccacacctgtcaggtggatggattatcttggcaaaggagaaatgctcactaacagggatgtaaacaaatttgtgcccataattcttgagaaataagctttatgtgcacatgaaacatttctgggaacgtttatttcagctcatgaaacatgggaccaacactttacatgtttcgtttatatttttgttcagtataaatggaGGACATGGAGGCCCTTAAACATTTTTTTCTAGTGATTCAGGAAAGTTTACGTGCCTCACAGATTCAAAGACCAAGACTGCTGTTTGTGTGACTGTACTCTTTCAGAGGCGATTGTGATGTCTGGTGCTAAATTCAATGAGGTCATCCAAAAGTGAAGGGTCAAACAGGAGATGGGTCAGATGGTCACAGGTCTTGTTTGTTGTTTCACCCCACAGGAGTACTTCGACCAAGCTCATGACCTGGTTATCGAGGAGCCAGAGCTGAGACAGGTGGCCTATGTCTTCAGCTGCAGCA encodes:
- the cap2 gene encoding adenylyl cyclase-associated protein 2 isoform X1, which translates into the protein METLVQRLEQAVIRVEQVSINMQVSNGMANGECNGINGGQSQCMEAFDLLLMGPLSEYLKNSRAIGEDVEKHSEMVNNALQLQRSFLKMATTHQEPAQMELADLLKPISEKIQEIQNFRERNRGSSQFNHLSAVSESIPALGWVAVSQKPVPYVKEMNDAAIFYTNRVLKDYKDSDKRHVEWVRSYLSIWTELQAFIKQYHTTGLVWSKTGPIAPPSLSAPAPGGPCPPPPPPPPGPPPVFTGEPPQADSTTAQHSALFAQLNQGEAITKGSQATVTQGLKSSDPTAEGGEREGGKRRRRRNRRRKGGRVEEGGCGLNQQLQSPESTTAQHSALFAQLNQGADITKALKHISKDQMTHKNPALRSQGGEHHASPSKSRNPGGSSNRAAPQKRPPLLELEGKKWRVEYFDQAHDLVIEEPELRQVAYVFSCSNSTLQIKGKINSIIVDNCKKLGLVFDNVVGIVEVINSKDIQLQVMGRVPTISINKTEGCQVYLSKDALDCEIISAKSSEMNILVPQDDDYREFPVPEQFKTVWDGSKLVTEPTEIAG
- the cap2 gene encoding adenylyl cyclase-associated protein 2 isoform X2 codes for the protein METLVQRLEQAVIRVEQVSINMQVSNGMANGECNGINGGQSQCMEAFDLLLMGPLSEYLKNSRAIGEDVEKHSEMVNNALQLQRSFLKMATTHQEPAQMELADLLKPISEKIQEIQNFRERNRGSSQFNHLSAVSESIPALGWVAVSQKPVPYVKEMNDAAIFYTNRVLKDYKDSDKRHVEWVRSYLSIWTELQAFIKQYHTTGLVWSKTGPIAPPSLSAPAPGGPCPPPPPPPPGPPPVFTGEPPQADSTTAQHSALFAQLNQGEAITKALKHISKDQMTHKNPALRSQGGEHHASPSKSRNPGGSSNRAAPQKRPPLLELEGKKWRVEYFDQAHDLVIEEPELRQVAYVFSCSNSTLQIKGKINSIIVDNCKKLGLVFDNVVGIVEVINSKDIQLQVMGRVPTISINKTEGCQVYLSKDALDCEIISAKSSEMNILVPQDDDYREFPVPEQFKTVWDGSKLVTEPTEIAG